The DNA window GAAAGACGTTGTCCGAGATCTGGCCCAGGTAGTTCTCGGTGAATCCGAGGGACGCCACGTCGAACTCCGTCCGTGTGACGTCGTCGTCGAACTGGAAGTAGCCGTAGCGGAACGTCAGGACCGAATCGTCGCCGGCGAGGTAAGTATTGTTGAGCGCGATCGTATGGACGCGTCGGTGGACGCCGTCACTCGGGTCGTACGGCCCCACCAGGAAGCGTGGGAAGGGCTCGTCCGAATCGTAGTACATGTAGGTGCCGCTCATCGAGAAGCGGTCGTTGACCTCGTGCGTCAGATTGAACGAAATCTGCTCGGCGGCGTCCAAGACGTTGGCGCTCGCGCTCGAGTTTCCCGGAGGCCCCGCGGTGAGAAACGAGGCGATCGCGAGCCCGACGGGATTGAGGCGGTCCGCTGGGATGATGTTACCCGGGAAGGGATTGCGGATGAAGCCCCCGGGATTGTTCGGATCGGGGCGCGTCGTGAGCGGGTCGTAAATGGTTCGGCCGAACTGGGAAAAGTCTCCTCGCGCCATGTCCGCCGTCGGCAGCGTGATGATGCGGTTACGCGTCACGCTGGTCCGGTATCCCTCGGTGCTCGCCCAGAAGAATGTCCTGTCGGGGACGATGGCGCCCCCGAACGACCCGCCCCAGAGCCAGTAATAGCTGTCTGCTTTGGGCGTGCCGGCCTCTTTTTCGAAATAGAGCTGTCCCTGTCCCCAGTTGGGGCGGTTCTGGATGAGGGCGCTGCCGTTCCACTGGTTCGATCCACGCCGATGAAACGTGTTGAAGACACCGCCGCCGGTGCGGCCCATCTCGGCGTCGTAGGTGTTGACCTGTACCTTGACTTCCTGGATCGCTTCCATGCTCGGGATGATGACGGCCCGGTTCGTGAGGTCGGTGATGGGGACCCCGTCGAGCGTGTAGTTGTTGCCGCGCTTGGGGCCTCCCCCAATCGAGAGCGCCGACGTCGAGTTCTGGTCCTGCATGCGCTGGAACTGGGGATTGCCGGTCGGGACGACGTTCGGGGTCGTTACGGCAAGAAAGAACGGGTTGCGCGCGGGCGTCGGCAAAACCACCATCTCCGCGGCCTCGATGGAAGAGCCGACGGAGGCGCTCGCGGTGTCGATGAGCGGCGTCTCACCCGTCACCACGACGGTCTCTTCCACCGTACCGAGCTCCATGAGGACGTCGATGACGTGGAAGTCCTGGACGCGGAACTCGATACCGGTTTGCTCGTAGGGTTTGAACCCGTCCACGTATACCGAGAGGGTGTACACACCGGGTGGGACGTTCGCGAGAACGTACTGCCCGATATCGTTGGTGCTCGTT is part of the Vicinamibacteria bacterium genome and encodes:
- a CDS encoding carboxypeptidase-like regulatory domain-containing protein, with protein sequence MRRVLTLLAVLMSADGAPQTYQGGVRGAVRDATGIIPGAAVTLLHPETNQSRQTSTNDIGQYVLANVPPGVYTLSVYVDGFKPYEQTGIEFRVQDFHVIDVLMELGTVEETVVVTGETPLIDTASASVGSSIEAAEMVVLPTPARNPFFLAVTTPNVVPTGNPQFQRMQDQNSTSALSIGGGPKRGNNYTLDGVPITDLTNRAVIIPSMEAIQEVKVQVNTYDAEMGRTGGGVFNTFHRRGSNQWNGSALIQNRPNWGQGQLYFEKEAGTPKADSYYWLWGGSFGGAIVPDRTFFWASTEGYRTSVTRNRIITLPTADMARGDFSQFGRTIYDPLTTRPDPNNPGGFIRNPFPGNIIPADRLNPVGLAIASFLTAGPPGNSSASANVLDAAEQISFNLTHEVNDRFSMSGTYMYYDSDEPFPRFLVGPYDPSDGVHRRVHTIALNNTYLAGDDSVLTFRYGYFQFDDDVTRTEFDVASLGFTENYLGQISDNVFPGIFLGDYYGGGGGAGQDVRLYSHSANATWSKLVGAHTLRAGGDYRRMGADFYVPGD